The genomic DNA TCAGGACCCCAAGCACCTGATTGGCGCTGGCGCCGATCTGCTGGGGCACGTCGCGGCGGAGTTGGGGATCAAGATCGAATTGTTGTATGCCGGCAAGCGCGCCCAGGCGCTGGACGAAGTGCGCAGTGGACGCATGGACCTGCTCACCGACGCTCCGCTGACCGTCACCGGGCTGGAGGCGCTGGATTACGTCCATCCGCCCTTGCTGGAAAACGATTACCTTGTCTGGACCCGCCAGGACTCGACTTTGGTCATCAACCAGCCCGAGGATCTTCACGGTCATCCCGGCGCCTTGTCGGAAAAGTCTCGCATGACCCAAGGATTCGGCGTTTTTGCCGAGCAGAAATTGTCCTTGGTGCGCACGCCCAACCTGACCCAGGCCTTTCAGAAATTGCTGTTGGGAGAGGTGGAATATGTCCTGGCGGGGCGCTATTCAGGCCTGGC from Pseudomonas beijingensis includes the following:
- a CDS encoding substrate-binding periplasmic protein, translating into MDLRRLTGWSLLWTLALVPGLSVAAGKCERLIATGSPDAPPYLWQDPQDPKHLIGAGADLLGHVAAELGIKIELLYAGKRAQALDEVRSGRMDLLTDAPLTVTGLEALDYVHPPLLENDYLVWTRQDSTLVINQPEDLHGHPGALSEKSRMTQGFGVFAEQKLSLVRTPNLTQAFQKLLLGEVEYVLAGRYSGLAMAQTLGMASDLQAAAQPVDKPGLFLAVSHNSACNDPWLRGQLAQKMTELAASGLTEAVLQRNLERWNTQLQPPVSAPKQ